The window TGAATGACCTGCAGCAGATGTTTCACTGCTCATACTTTACCTATCAAACATGGATGGCCAACTCATATTAATAAAAACAGACGAGATTAAGAAAAAGCTTGCACCACCACCCTCTATAAAACATTtctgggctagggagatggttcagtggttaaaagcactgactgcccttccagaggtcctgagttcaaatcccagcaaccacatagtggctcacaaccatctgtaatatacattaaataagtaaatatttaaaaaaaaattctaaagcaAGTGTGCACTTCTAAAATGTTGAGTAAACGTGTAATTTCTCTCATAAAATTCTTCACACAACACCCAGTATTTTCCCTCATTCTTTGCTCTTGACTCACATGGGATTTGTCTAAATAGTCGTTAGTTTGATAAGCactttctatttttgtttgtctttggagacagggtttctctctataGATCTAGCTGTTCTGGAGCACACTCTTATAGACCAAGTTAGCCTCAAAtccagagatccgcctgcctctacctcctgagtgctgggcctaaaggcgtgcaccacctgTGCCCAGTGATATGCATTTGCTCGATGCTTTCTTGGTAATTATGGAATATGCATTTAAAGAGTATTAACATTTTGGGTAAGGTCTGGAGAGATCAGTAAAAATGCCTATTGTTCTCCCAGACTGAGCACTTGTTAGCTTGTGAGAGGCTCAGCCCCAGCATTCACACCAGATAGTCAcaacaaccatgtgtaactcagGTTttaaggctgggtgtggtggcatacatctttaatcccaacattcagcaGCCAGAACTACAGAAACCGTACGTCAAAGTAAACGAAAATCCAAAACCCCAGTTCcagttcctgacttccttttttGGTCTCTATGGAGCACATATACACTCTCAgcctccctgcccctctcctccCACATAATTATTAAAAACAGCAACTGTTTAAATTTTTTTGGCTTAAATGTAACCAATCTGTTTCAGGGGAGCATGGAATGGGATTTGAACATTTCACCAATGCCCTTTTAGTGTGTGGGCAACCGAAAGAGCTACTGATGTTTTTCAAAAACACACTCCCTCCTGAGGTTTTTCAGATGCTTTTGTACAAAATTCCCATTATTTGCCAGGTGAGCATGTATTTAATTATCCTTGTAAAATAGACAGTAAATAACCACGGGGGACTTGATTACAGGAAACAGTGGTAGGGATGTGGACCCCTCCCCACCAAAGTTCTCAAGTAATATCTATTTCTGGTTCTATTCTTTCACTAAGGTAAGAGTATCTTATTTTCCATGTTTTACTATAGTGAATTGTGTGATTTGTTATTACATGTGTTTTAACATTGCAATTTTAAAGCAGAGTGGTACTTCTTACTAACCTGACAAGACATAGAAATAGCTTTCTTAATTTAAACATACCAGTGTTGTATTGTGGCTTTAGATTGGTAACGAATAGAGTCTATTTGTAAGCTCCCTTTTACCAGTTTGGttatacaacaaaataaaacaaaaacaaagtagctATACTTATCTGCTAGAAGTTCTTGCAAATGCTTTGAATTTGTTTCAGTATTTATTAGCCATGAGATACATTTAACTCTGGTTTATTCTATTCAACTGGTCATATTAGCTGTGTGCATTTACACTAAAACCATTCATGTTGGGGAGGGGGTTGTATGTGAGGGGAGCCCACGGACACTATGGCATTAGTGTTTAGACAGAGGCAGTGTGGTAGTGGGGGCCCACAGACACCATGGCACTAGTGTGAGAGAGGCAGTGTGGTGGTGGGGAACCATGGGCACCACAGCAATTAGTGTGTGGACAGCGGGCAGCTGGAGTAAGTCAGTCCGCTCTCCTTGCACCAGTGGCTGTGTGGGAACTCACGTCCGGCTTTGGGCCAAGTGCCTTTAGCTGAGCCTCACTAACTCACACTTTCGGTTTTTAAACAAACTAAGACTCTACTAGGGCACACCAGTTGTAACCATATCGTAGCAAGCCTCTAAAGGGTTCCCTAACGATGTCAAAATGTAGCTAGGTGTCTCATCTGACAAAAGAAGCAAGAGGAAAACTTATGCCTTGAAATAATTAGCAGTAACTGTTTTGTGTATCCACCAGCAACTTGAGGCAGACATGCATGAGCAAGAAGTACTTGACGGATGATCCTGACTGAAAACATCTCAGCGCATCCACACCCAGTCAGAGTATGTTCTGTCCAGTAAAAACAACTGCTCAATGATATTTTCACTTATTTTACTTTTAGTAATAAATTTTTTCTATCTCATACATGATTGGACacatattttgcttttaaaattaacaGTCACAAAGAAAAGAACAGTGGTTTATTTTTGCAATCATGGTGACCACGCAGACGAATCTTAAGGCCTCAACAACACTGCATCTTACCATTTCTACTGCACAGAAAGGCCTTCTGTTTTGACTCTTTCTGGTGAACAGTGATTTTTTCTCCGGTGGTTTCCGTTGGCCAGGTAGTCATGACAGATGATGTACCACGGCGCTTGCTGTGTCAGGGGATTCTCCACCAGACGAATCCTTGTTCTGACTGTGACAGCTGCTGGCAATCTCTCAGTGCAAGTCCGTGCCTCCGGCCTCTACCGTGGTTGGCCTAAGAGGCCTGCTTTGGCTGCCAGGGCTTCATTCTGCTGAATGTGATATTCCTGAAATCTCATGGATATTCTCTgtgtcatttttaaatatttctgtaagCAATGTTCTGAACAGGTAACCTAGAAATACAAGGGGAAGATCCAAGAGgcaacacaaaaataaacatttttgtatTCTGAAGAAGTCACCAGGGGGAACCATGGGTAGATCTACAAAACTGAGTCCTTGGCTTACGATGTTACAGCTTTACACTGTttatgcttttacccactgatgAGATGAAGGTTTATGAAGTCCCTACAGGTCTGCGGCACCAGGAACAATAGTGTGTTCTGCTCTGCCTTCATGACAGACTAGATCTGGAATTTTCTCTAACCTCAAAGCCCACAATCCTATCTCCTTATTTAGACTGATAATCAAACACATACCCAGTAGAAggtttgttcctttttttatgAGAAACTTGCTTCTGGATATTTTCACTGAagacattaatttattttttgctcTTGAGCAAGGTCTTTTTATTCAGCCAAGACTGGTCTGGAATTTCAAAATCTTCTGCCGTAGCCTCCAAATGCTGAACCTCCCCCACCTTCAACCCTTAATATCAACTAAGGTGACCCAAGCTCAGAAAGAACCTTCCAGATTCTCCCTCACATGTAGATCCTATAATGTATACCTGTGTATCTGTTAATGGGCATAAATGTGTGTAAAGTCCAAAGACTCACAAAGGAGACTGAGAGAAGGTAACTATAGATGATAAAGAAGGATGGATTGTGGGTAAAAAGATACTTCTCAGTCATGACAGAGATAATAAAGCTATTTTCTTCCAGTTCTAACTTGTCAGAATGTCTATTTTCTGGGATGTGTTATCCTGAGGCAGGGGCTGAAGGTGGAATTTGCTTTCCAACCCCATTTGCCACCGGTGCTTCGGGAACTCACAAGACTGCTTACTGATAGATCTGTCCCATCTGAAAAAGGGACTAAAATTTTTTGTTATAGGGAGTTTTATAATCTTACTTTTCTCACTTAAAATTACATCAAAGCACTCCACTTTAGTGCTATTTAGTATGTAAATTGTATAGATAAATATAaagtatagtttttaaaaataagagtacTGCATGATCAAGGCCTAAGTATGAAATTGCAAGGTGCCACAACATGCTCCTTTACAAAACGGATGTCATACTTGGCATCTAGTTCCTAAACTTTGTATGTTAAATTACCTAACAAATTACATCTGGGCATGAACGTTTTCTGACTTCTCTGTTGGAAGATACATAAACACCTTTATATGGACAGTGGAGGTCGGGGTGCTGATCAGCCCGGGGTCTCCACTGAGCATCACGGGCACCACATTCTCAGATAGTTCTAATGCCAATCTAACCGCTCAGGGCCAGGCAGGAGTGGTGTCAGGCTTCCTTCATCACACCTTGACAAGGCAGATAAAGAACATCTCCTGTGTTGccaggtggtggcacacaccttgatcccagcactggcgaggtggaggcaggcagatgtccaaatggaggccagtctggtctacacagagaaggaaccctgtcttgaaaggtcgaaaaaacaaaacaaacaaaacaaacaaacaaacaaacccaaaaaacacGTGCTCTGGAGCCTAACTCAGCTGCTGCATACTCGGTCTGTAAAACGGCCTGCCTTGATGCAAGGCAACTGTTAAATTCAACTTGGCACCATCGATCTGGGGTCCCCAACTGCTTTAGTTCCTCTAAGCAACTGCATTTCCATGGCAGCCCAGTCAGAAAGAACAATGACATGCTTAGGTGGTTCACTCTGTGAATTGtggcaaatgttttttttttaaatgagtaacACTTTTCATACCTCTTCAGGTTTCACCTCTCTTGTTGTGAAGTCTTTAACACAGTCCAAAAAGCAGGTTTCTGTAAGTTTATTGTAGGTTCCCAGGAACTCCTTAAACTATAAATGAGAAGCGCTTTAACACCTGGGCTGCACAGCCACGACGCTTTAAAACTCACTGATACTTAGACACGCTACCCTGTCACACCCCGCTTCCCCTCCTCCATGGGAATTTGTTTGCTGACTTAAGGAGCTTTAGTGTACACACACGGTCTTCCTTCCTAGTTGTACTTTTCTTAACTGCTGTCCCCCACACAGTGGAGTGACGTCTGATGTCCTGGCTACTTAAGAGGCTGAAGTGCAGGGTCGCAGGAGTCTACAAGTTTAGAAACCCACCTCAGCAACATGTCAAGATTTGGCCTCTAAAGCAAAATAAACATATACTTTTTTAATGTTCTTAAATATGGTTTTGGGGCATAAATGCTACACTCTTACGTTGAGTAAATATTTAACTCATAGTAGTTAAACCATGTTAATTAATTAACCAAGGCTAATCCAATCTTTCTATATGGGCTTTCTAAATGCTGGGGTTACATGCATGCACTCCATGCAGGTGTTACTCACTGGGAAATGAAATTATAAACATTTAAACTATGGGATCACAGACACAGCTGCAGTTACCAGGCAATGTTTTTCTAACccacccttactgccctttgaaaCAATATAtccacatagccctggctgtcctggaactatgtagaccaggctagccttgaactcatagagattggctggcctctgccttctgagtgctgggattaagggtgtgtgacACCATACCTGGCTAAGAGCCTATTCCCTTAATTACCTTGAGTATCTTACCTGTTTTATCTGGTCAGATTCTGGTATCTGTGCAGCCATATTCTTTCAGTATGTTTATTAGTCACCTTAtttcaaagttaaaaaaatagtcagcttatacacatatttataagcCATCCCCATATATAATCTCACAGATTCTAATGACAacaattctttcctttttcttattgagacagggtttctctgtgtagccctagctgtcctggaacttgatctgaaAATaacctggtctcaaactcacagagatctgcctgcctctgcctcatgagtgctgagattaaaggcccaTGCCACCACCACTCAGTTgacaataatttattttcttttttttttttttttggttcttttttttcggagctggggaccgaacccagggccttgcgcttcctaggtaagcgctctaccactgagctaaatccccagcccccaataatttattttctaatgcTAGCTGTAGGACTCATAGGCTTTGTCTTAATCAAATCTACAATACTAAGACAGTGTCCTACAGTCCTTTACTGAGAAAAGCCCCCTTCATAGTAGGGATTTAAGGGAAACCAAGAAAATTCTTAAACTCTTCCTAAATTTTCATAACTGTCCTAATAGCTGTCAATTTAACTCTAATTTGTGTCACTAATCTAAGTAAAACAACAGTTTTACGTAGTAATTGTTGACAAACACCATTTACTTTTAACAAATCCTATTTATGATTAAATCAACACTGGCTCATGAAAGATATTCAGAGTTTTCAAAATTTCAGGAGTTATGTATTCTTTGAAATTTAATTTATCTTTATgagtttgcctgaatgtatgtctgtgtaccatgtttaTGCATGCCcacaggttctctggaagagcaggtggtACTCTTTAGCCCTGAGTTATGTATGTGACTCAATAGGACAGTCACGGACAGTTGTGAatttgctgggagttgaacctggatcctctgcaagaggttaagcagcaggtgctcttaaccaccaaccaCCTCTCAGCCCCAGGattttcattttgattaaatCATATAATACACGATAAACTTGCTCCTGCCTGGTGGAGATAAAATCCCACGCTGTCACCCTCTTGACCCACTCTGGTCCGGGTGTCAAACAGCTCACTGTAGTGTCCCAGCAAACACACTTATCCTCTTATCTCCACTCTGAACCATGAATggaccacacatgcacacactcactgaCTGTTcgctcctttctttcctccctaagATGCTGGTGACTAGTGACGTTTTTGAAGTCTTATACAAGGAAAGCACTTGCTATTCTAGTCTCATTCTACACGCTACAGCCCAGTTTTCTCTGaagtaatgataataaaaaatgttaattATGTTTATTTCGCAGAATGCCTTAATAGTAACAGGatataaattattcttttaatgTGTGCCAGGGAAGACAGTATGGCAATTTTATGGGGGTTATAAAGTGCCAGTGACCAATCCAAGAAATGGTCTGTACAAATATCACGTAACGTTTGTTAGTGAGATGGTACAGACACACCTTTTCTCTACCCGCTTTCTATATACATAGAAAGCTGGACCTCACATATgaaggaaataagaaaacagaggtATTGAGAAAGCAGGAGACTGGCTCAGGGCCTTGGAATCTAATAAACACAGGGACAGAATTTTGGGTGTTTTCTGTTTTGCCTTATAGACTTAAAACTGAAAATGTTGGCAACATCTAAATGGGACCATTAACAAGAATCCCTGAAAGTCTAGTCTAACAAAACACCAACAGAGGATCAGCAAAAGGCCGGAATGTTTCTTATGTGAGCTGCTGAACTAGAAAACAGCATCATTAGGTGTTTGCTAGACGCTGCAGTGAGCTGTTCTGACACCTGGACCAGAGTGGGGTCAAGAGAGCGACAGCATGGGATTTTATCTCCACCAGGTTGGAGCAAGACCTTCTGCTATGTCAGTGGAAACCTTACAAGACTAGCTGCTATCCCAAGGGCAGTGCCAAGGTATCtatctgccttcttctcctctggGGTACCATCAAAGAAGGCCTGATTGGGATCAAGGTCTGCTTTACTGTCCTTCTCCCCAAGATAAGCAGGCCTCCTGTGGTACTAGGAGAGGCCACACAGGGAGTGGTAATGAGGCATGTTAGCCCAGGTCAGCCACGGAGATACACAAGGATAAGCAGGTCTCCTAATTTGGCCTCTAACATAAACCTGCAAGTTCAAGCAGGTGAATGAACCTTGAACAACATAAACTGAATGAAATCCACATTAAGATAAATTATTACCCCCCACTTACCCAAAAGGTATCACTTTTTGTTTTCCCTTGAGACATAAGGGCTTGCTGTGTAATATGCACTTAACTCAAACTCATGTTcatcctgccttggtttcctgagtgctagggatTATGCTAAAAACTTTTTCATAAAATTCAACTGAAGACAATACCTGCTAGACTGTAAGCAAGTAGCTGAGTGTGCTGAGAGTAACCCCAGTAttagggaggaagaggtggaggtaggaggaccAATTTAGGGTGCatggtaagttcaaggccagcctgggtgggCTTCAAAAAGTCGGTAGGCAAAGAGAGATGTCTGCTAGGAGGCACAAGGAGAATACTGCTAAGTGCAATGGAGCAAGAAGGGAAACACTACACACAGACCGGAAGGGAGAGCACAGACCTATCCCCAGCTGAGATGACACAGAAACCCCAACCAATCCACAAAGAGCTCTCAGAACTAACGGAGTCCAGCAAGGCTTAGCTGGCATACAAACACCAAGCCGCACTTCTGTTTCCTGGCAGTGGGCACCTACGCAGCAGTTAAACGTAATACTAATCACTGCAACTCCCATCCAGAGAGAGTTAAAGGTCAGCCCACCCAAACATGCATAACACACCttgaaaactatttaaaaaaaaaaacagccctcCTGCCCCCCAAAAATGAGAGGCAATAGTTGGCCAACAAAAATATGAACTCAATGCATTTCTATggactttttgtttcattttgcttggCTTTAGCATTTTTGGTTTTACTTATCTTTTGCCTACttattttgatttctgtttttgtGGGGGTTTCTCATTttttgaaaaagagaaaacaaagttgGATAGGCAAGGAGGTGAGGGGATCTGGGAgtagctgggggaggggaatcaTCAAGATCTATGAAAGCAAAACATTTAATAGAAAGAGGAACTATCAGAGAAAGGAGAGGTACTGTTCACAGATTGAAAAGCCTCAATAGAGTAAGAATGTCAATTTTCTCCAAATCGATAGACACACTTAATCCAAGCCTTACTACAGTCTCAGCAAGGTTTCTAGTATTGGTAAGATGATGCTAATCAAAAGGACTAAAGTAGCTGAATGAAGACTAAACTGGGAGGAATCAATTTACTTGATTGAAATAACTTTCACATTGCTGATAATCAATAATCAATAGAGTggaaaaataaatcctaaaaaatcACATGCTGTACGACTCTATTCATGAaacactgctttctttcttttttggagacagggtctccctatgtagtgctgactgtactggaactcactattaGAGCAGGCTGTCCCCacactcacagagctcctcctacTTCTGCCTTCTGGAATGAAAGGTGTGCACCAACATCCCTGGCTGAAATATTCTGGGAACGACAGAGTTACATGAATACAGGACATGTACAGGTGCTGTAAGGGAGTAGGGGAGCAACATGAGAGCCCTCTGAGGTAGAATGTATCGCCTCGACTACGTATCAGTACCTGTATCCTGTAGTCTAGGAATAATCTCTGGTTTAAGAGGCTGGAGAAACGCTCACcaggtaagggcacttgctgctcttccagacaattagttcccagcaaccacccaTGCTGCCAGCCAGCTTGAGAGCACGTGACTCCAGCTCCCAAGGGTCTGAGACCCTCTGCTCAAGGGCAGTTGCATACACGtggcaaacatacatatatacatcttttttaaagtcacaaaaagaaaaacatcctgAAAAGGTCTAAGATTAGAAATACCACTGCACAGAGTTCAGTTCACACTGAAAATGACATATCTCATT is drawn from Rattus norvegicus strain BN/NHsdMcwi chromosome 6, GRCr8, whole genome shotgun sequence and contains these coding sequences:
- the Timm9 gene encoding mitochondrial import inner membrane translocase subunit Tim9 isoform X1, producing the protein MAAQIPESDQIKQFKEFLGTYNKLTETCFLDCVKDFTTREVKPEEVTCSEHCLQKYLKMTQRISMRFQEYHIQQNEALAAKAGLLGQPR